TCTTCCAGTTTGCGTTCGCGCAAGGCGTTGCGTGCGGCGCTGCGCTGCTTCTCTTTCGAGACGTCGTCGCTCTTGCGTTCGAGCACTTCGATCAGGTGGAAGCCAAAGCTCGATTCGATCGGCTCGCTCACCTGGCCCGGTTTCAGCGCGTTCATCGCCGTTTCAAATTCCGGCACGGTGTCGCCTGGATACAGCCAGCCCAGGTCGCCGCCCTTGGCGGCCGAACCGTCGTTCGAGAACAAGCGGGCCAGGTCTTCGAACTTGGCGGCCTTGTTATCGAGACGCTCTTTCAGTTCGGCCAATTTGCGCTTGGCTTCCGCGGCCGACAGGGTCGGCGTAATTTTCAGCAAGATATGGCGCGCATGCGTCTGCTGCACGGCAGCGACGGCTTGCGCTTCGGCCGCGCTGCGGCGATCCACCAGTTTCAAAATATGGAAACCGGTGTTGCTCTTGATGATGGGCGTGATCTGGCCCGGCTTCAGTTTCAGCAATTGCTCCGTGAACAGGGGCGGCACGCGGTCGCTATTGCGCCAGCCGATATCGCCGCCGCTCAGCGCATCGCTGGCGTCGGAATAGGTGGCGGCCATCTTGGCGAAATCGGCGCCCGTGCGCAGCTGGCGGCTGACTTCTTCGGCGCGCGCGCGGCGCGCGGCGATCTGTTCAGGGCTGGAGTTTTCCGGAATGCGCACGAGAATCTGCGCCAGGTTCAGCTCCACCTGTTCGCTGGCCGCCGCTTTTTCCGCTTCCAGGAAGTTATCCACTTCGGAATCGGAAATCTGGATCTTGGCGTCGACTTCATGCTCGCGCAAGCGCTGCATGATGATTTCATCGCGGATTTCTTCGCGGAAGGTCGCAAACGGCGTGCCTTCTTTTTCCATCTGGTTGCGCAGCTCTTGCACCGTCATCTTTTGCTGTTCAGCAATACGGCCAATCGCGCGGTCCAGGGTCAGGTCATCCACGCGCACGCCCATTTCCTTGGCCAGCTGCATTTGTGCGCGCTCAACGATCATGCGCTCCAGCAATTGGCGACGCAGGTCGGCGGGATCGGGCAAGGGAACATTCTGCGCCTTCATGCGCTGCTCCACGCTCTTGATGCGGGCCGCCACTTCATTGCGCGTAATCACATCGTCATTGACGACGACGGCGATGGAGTCGATGCTCTGTCCACTGCTCGAGGCCGGTGGAGTGAAGCCCTTGACCGGTGCTGGCGCAGCGGCAGCGGGCTTGCTCGCAGGCGCTGGTGCCGCCTGTTGCGCCCAGACACTACTGGTCGTGGCGCCGGAAATGGCGCACAACAAAACCGTTGCAATTTTGAGTTGGTGCATACTGGCATTACGCATAATGTGTAGAGCGCTCATGAGTTCAGGTGAATAAAAAAACCGGTTTGTGCCAGCGCCGGGAACACCGGCGGCGGCAACGGTGCCTATCTTAACGGAGTGGCTGGCTCAGTGCCTGGTAGCCAGGTATGGTTTTGGTAAATGTTTCCAGCCCATTCGTGCCCAGACCCAGGCCATTCGACAGCCCAGTCAGTTCCAGCTGGAAGAAAATCGGCGTCGATGCCTTGTTGGCCGAAGTCACGAAACGCTGCGCGCCCATGCGGAACACCCAGCAGTCGCCCTTGTATTCCAGACCGACCAGGCTTTCCAGCATGCGCCGGTCCAGCAGGGAGTAACTGATGCGTCCCACGCCATACAAGCGGTCCGTCAATGGCCATTGCGTCGACACTTCCGCATTGCGTATGCTGCCACGCTGAAAACGGTTACTAAAGTTCAATACTTTTTTGGCAGCTGGCTGATATTGCAAGGTGTACGTCGAGCTCATCAACTGGCGATCGCTGGGATTGTACTGCACCAGACTATCGACGGTCCAAGTCTCCGACACGCGGCCCGTTGCTGCCAGCAAGATATCCGAACGCGACTGGTTGACGGGCGTGGTCGAATTGAGCTGCACGCGCTGGTCGGCAAAGTAGAAACGCTGGCCGAAGGTCAGACGCATGCGCTCCGTGCCGTCCGACTGCAAGAAGCGCGAAACGACAGCGGCCGTGACCTGGTTGGCATCAGCGATACGGTCGCTTCCGACAAAACGGTTTTCCGTGAAGATCTGCGTCAGGTTGAACGTGCCGGCGGCCGTATCGAAATTCGGAAACTGCGACTGGTCGCGGTACGGCGTATAGACGTAGAACAGGCGCGGCTCCAGGGTTTGCGTACCGCCCTTGGCGCCAAACAGATTCGTGTCGCGTTCGAACACCAGGCCGCTGTCGACCGAAAAAGTGGGCACGGCGCGTGTAAACGACGTATCCGGAAACAGGGCCTTGGTCCTGGCATCGTTGTCGAGCTGATACGCGCTGGCATTGAGCATCAGCTTGGGCGTGATGAAGTAGCCAGGACGCACGATGGGGAAACTCACTTGCGGCACGACCACGAGGCGCGACCCTTGCACCAGCGTCGGGTGCGCGAAGCGCGTCGCTTCCGCGTCGAAGGTCCAGTCGAAACCGCCCCAGACGTCATATTTACCAGCGTGGAAGTTCACCGCCGGCAAACGGTCATACGGCCGCGTGACGGTCAGGCTGGGGTTGGTAACCGCATCGGGGTCTTGCAGCACCTGATAATTCTGCACGCGCGCCGTCAGGCTCCAGTCCTCGGTGCGGTAATCGGTGCGCAATTCGCGCAGCAACTGGCGCTCGGTGGCGGAGGCGACGTTTTTCGAAAAATCGTTCGGATAATTATTGTCCGATGCGTCGCGCAGATCCCAGCTGTAAGTCCAGTCCTTGGCCAGCGCCTGCTCGTGCTTGGACTTGATCATGTAGCGGTTGGTCTTGGTTTGCTTGTCATTAGGCAAGAACTCAACCGACGTTTCACCACTGTACAAGCCGGCATCGGTCTCGCCCATGTAGCGGCCCGTCGCACCGAGCTGGATGCCGCGCCGCTGTATGTAGCGCGGCAACAGCGTCAGGTCGCGGTTCGGCGCGATGTTCAGGTAATACGGCATCAGCAGCTCGAAACCGTTCTTCGAGGCAAAGCCCGGCGTGGGCGCCAGCCAACCCGAGCGGCGCGCGCCCGACAGCGAAAACGAGATGCCCGGCGTGCCCAGGATCGGCACGTCCTTGAAATAGATGATGGTCTTGCTGCCCGTACCCACGTCGCGGCCCGTATCGAGGTTCAAGGTGCTCGATTTCAGGTACCAGTCCGGATTCGGCCCTTCGCAGGTACTGTAGGTACCTTCGATAACATTGGCTTCGTCGGGGTTGATGAAGTCGACGCGCTCGGCCTTGCCCCGGCCGCCGCCCACTTCGAAGCGATACGTCGGGTTGAGCAGGAAACCCTTGCCGGTTTCCATGTTCAGCTTCAGGACGTCACCCGTGTAGTAATCGCCGAAGCGCCACATCTTGATATGGCCTTCGGCATCGAACTGATCTTCAACTTGTTTGTAACAAGCTGTATCGGCCGTCATTTTTGTGGTTTTTCCGCGCTCAATCACGACATTTTTATCGAGATTGATCTCCCTTTCGGGGCGCCCGTTCATGCTGTTCGCCGTCATGACGGTGGGCGCGTCGGGATCTTCCACATGCACCGGACGCGGTGCTTTCTGGGCGTGCACAGGCACCGTCGTGGCGGCGACGAGCGCGCTGATGGCGAAAGCCCAGCGCTGCGAAGGGGGGGAGGCCGAAAACCAGCTCATGAATTGGAAGGGGCAAGCACCATTGACAGGCGATTTTTTGATTTGAATCCCTTATTATATGGGAATACGCATCATCAACCCGATTCCACAGGCCGCTTAATGTCATTCTCTTCCAATTCCTCCACCGCGCCGGCCCAGGCCGACGCTCGCCTGACCCTGTTGAAAGCCTGGTTGACCTCGCTTAACCTCGTCGCACCCGACTCCGCCCGCCCCGCTTCCAGCGATGCCAGCTTCCGCCGCTACTACCGTCTTGATGTGCTGCCAGGCAACACAACATTGCCAGGAAGTACACTGATTGCCATGGATGCGCCGCCCGAGCGCGAAAACGTGCCCGCCTTTGTCAAGGTGGCCGGTTTGCTGAAAGGCGCCAGCGTGTCCGTGCCCGAGATCATCGCGCAAGACCTGGAGCATGGCTTCCTGCTGCTGTCCGACCTGGGCACGACCACCTATCTCGACGCCCTGAACCACGACAATGCCAGCGTGCTGTACGCAGAAGCGCTGGAATCGTTGATGAAAATCCAGCTGGCCAGCCAGCCCGACGTCTTGCCCGAATTCGACCGCGCCTTCATCCTGCGCGAAATGAATCTGTTCCCGGAATGGTTTATCGGCAAGCATCTGGGCGCCACCTTGACGGATGTGCAACAGACCCAGCTGGACAAGGTTTTCGAGGCCATCACGGCGAATATCTTGTCGCAGCAGCAAGTATTCATGCACCGCGACTACCATTCGCGCAATTTGATGCACATCAACGATGGTTCCATCCCCAATCCCGGCATCCTCGATTTCCAGGACGCCGTCTTCGGCCCCGTCACCTACGACATCGCCTCGCTGCTGCGCGACGCCTACATCCAGTGGGATGAAGAACTGGTGCTCGACTGGGTGATCCGCTACTGGCAGCGCGCCAAGCAGCTGGGCTTGCCAGTCAATCCCGACATCGACGCCTTCTACCGCGATTTCGAATTCACGGCCCTGCAGCGCCACCTGAAAATCCTCGGCCTGTTCGCGCGCCTGAACTACCGCGACGGCAAGGATCTGTACATGGGCGACCTGCCAACCGTGCTCGACTACGTGCGCAAGACCGCCAACCGCTATACGGAACTCAAGCCGCTGGTGCGCTTATTGGACGCCCTCGAAAACAAGACCCCGCAGGTCGGCTATACCTTCTAGGCACTTTCCCGCTGCGCGGCCTGACCGCGCAGCCGACTTACCGAATCAGAAAAGAATATCCATGAAAGCCATGATCTTTGCCGCAGGCCGCGGTGAACGGATGCGTCCGCTTACCGATACCTGTCCCAAACCGCTGCTGAAAGTGCGCGGCCGTCCGCTGATCGTCTGGCATGTGCTGAACCTGGTGCGCGCCGGCATCACCGACATCGTCATCAACCATTCGCACCTGGGCCACCTGATCGAGGAAACCCTGGGCGACGGCAGCGCGTACGGCGCGCGCATCGCGTATTCGCCCGAGACCACGCCGCTGGAAACGGCGGGCGGCATCGCCCAGGCGCGCCACTTGCTGGGCGAGGAGCCGTTCCTCGCCATTTCCGGCGACATCTATTGCCCCTATTTCGACTTCAAGCAAGTGCTCGACGTGCTGGCCGACAAGGATGTGCTGGGCACGCCGTACCCGGCCGACCAGCGCGACATCGCCTGGACTTACCTGGTGCCCAATCCCGACTTCCACCCGAAAGGCGACTTCGGCCTGACCTTGTTCGCGATCAACAATACGGACGACACCAAGTGGACCTTCGCCAACATCGGCGTGTACCGTCCCGAGATGTTCGACGGCATCACGCCGGGCAGCCACGCCAAGCTCGGCGATTTGCTGCGCAGCTACGCGGACCAGGGCCGCGTGGGCGGCGAAGTCTATCCTGGCGAGTGGACCAATGTGGGCACGCCAGCGCAGCTCGACGTACTCAACGGCGTCACGGCCAAGGCCAGCGCAACATGATGGCCAACTACGCGGCCCGGCGCGCGGCGCTGCTGGCGCAGATGCTGCCGGGCAGCGTGGCTGTCATTGCCACGGCGCCCGAAGTGCCGCGCAACAGCGATTGCGATTATCCGTACCGCCACGACAGCTATTTCTATTACCTCAGCGGCTTTACGGAACCCGACAGCGCCGTGGCCCTCGTGGCCGCCAGCGCCACAGCGCCCGCGCGCGCCATCCTGTTTTGCCGCGCCAAGAACACGGAGCGCGAAATCTGGGACGGTTTCCGCCATGGCCCCGAGGCGGCGCGCGCCAGCTTCGGTTTTGACAGCGCCTTCCCCATCGAGGAACTCGACGTGGAAATGACGCGCCTGCTGGGCGACGCCCCCGCCATCTACTATGCGCTGGGCGGCAGCCTCGATGCACAGGTCAAGGTCTGGCGGCACAACGTGCGGCAAAAGGCTCGCAGCGGCATCACGGCGCCCGCCATCGCGCATGACATCAACGGCATGCTCGACGCCATGCGCCTGCTGAAAGACACGGAAGAACAAGGCCTGATGCGCCGCGCGGCCTCCATTTCCAGCGCGGCCCACGTGCGCGCCATGCGCGCCACGCGGCCCGGCATGCACGAATACGCGCTGGAAGCGGAGCTGCTGTACGAATTCCGGCGCAGCGGCGCGCAGTTTCCCGCGTATTCCTCCATCGTCGCCGGCGGCGGCAACGCCTGCATCCTGCATTACAGCGCCAACAACGCCGTCCTGCAAGACGGCGAACTGGTATTGATCGACGCCGGCTGCGAACTCGATGGCTACGCCTCCGACATCACGCGCACGTATCCCGTCAACGGCCGCTTCAGCGGCCCGCAGCGGGCGCTGTATGAACTGGTGCTGGCGGCGCAACAGGCGTCGCTGGACATGCTGCGTCCCGGCTTGCCGCACAGCGCCATCCACGAGGCGGCCGTGCAGGTGCTGGCGCAGGGCATGCTGGACCTGGGTTTGCTGGACCGGCAGAAAAGCGGCAGCGTGCAGGACGTCGTCGCCGACAAGGCGTATATGCCCTTCTACATGCACGGCACCAGCCACTGGCTGGGCATGGACGTGCACGACGTGGGCGCCTACCGCGACACGAATGCTCCCGGCAAGCCGTGGCGCGCGCTCGAAGCGGGCATGGTGCTGACGGTGGAACCGGGCATCTATGTGCGCCCCGGCGCGGGCGTACCGGAGCAGTTCTGGCACACGGGCATCCGCATCGAAGACGATGTGCTGGTCACGCCGCAAGGCCATGAAGTCTTCAGCTCGGCGCCCAAGAGCGTCGCTGAAATCGAACAACTGATGTCACAGGATTAACGCCGCCGCATGCATACACCGTCCACTTTCGATCTCGCCATCTGCGGCGCCGGCCCCGTCGGCATGGCGCTGGCCGCCCTGCTGGTGCAGCGCGGCAGCCGCGCCGCCGGCATCGCCCTGCTCGACGCCAAATCCCTGGAACAAGCGAGGCGCGACCCGCGCACCATCGCCCTGTCGCACGGCAGCCGCCAGATTCTCGAGGAAGCGGGCGCCTGGCCCGTGGAGGCGACGCCGATCCACCAGATCCACGTCTCGCGCCGCGGCCAGTTCGGGCGCAGCCTGATGGACCGCAGCGAGCATGGCGTCGAGGCGCTCGGTTATGTGGCCCGTTACGGCGCCGTCGTCAGCGCGCTGGCCGACGTGTGCGAGCGCCTGGGCGTGGCCAGCCTGCGCCCGGCGCTGGTCACGGGCAGCGCGGAGGATGGCGATGGCGTCAGCGTGCAGATCGAGCAGGCGGGCGCCGCATCGAGCTTGCGCGCCAGCCTGCTGGTGCAAGCCGAGGGCGGCCTGTTCGGCCAGCAGCCGGAACGCGCCGTCAGCCGCGATTATGGCCAGAGCGCCATCATCGCCCATGTGCGCACAAGCAGCCCCATCGCCCACCGCGCCTATGAACGCTTCACCGACGAAGGGCCGCTGGCCCTGCTGCCGCAGGACGACGGCTACGCGCTGGTATGGTGCGTGCCGCCCACGCGCGCGGAACAACTAATGGCGCTGGACGACGCTGCCTTCCTGGCGCGCCTGGGCACTGCCTTCGGCAGCCGCCTGGGACGTTTTACCCACACGACGGCGCGCCTGGCCTATCCGCTGGGCCTGAACGCGCAGGCAGGCGGCACGGCGCGCACGGTCGCCATCGGCAATGCGGCGCAAACCCTGCACCCGGTGGCGGGGCAAGGCCTGAACCTGGGCTTGCGCGACGCCGCCGTGCTGGCCCGCGTGCTGGCGCAGGACAGCAGCCCGGCCGGACTGGAACGCTATGCGCAATTGCGCCAGGCCGACCGGGGGCTGACCGTGCGCGTGACCGACACCATGGCGCGCATTTTCACGGGCAGCGCTCCCACGCAGGGCTTGCTGGGCCTGTCGCTGGGCTTGCTGGACGTTTTCAGCCCGGCACGTAAAAGCCTGGCGGAACTGATGATGTACGGCCGCCGCTGAGTCTTGGCAATAAGGAAAGAGCTGGGGCAAAAAAGAAACAGGCGGGTGATCCGGCATGGAGTAAACGGCCCGCGGATGCGACAATGGCTGTCACCTGGCTTTTGGCGACCGTTCCATGACAGATGCATTGCCCGCAGCACCGCCTGCCGCTCTTCCCGAAGTACTCTTTTCCCGCCTGCTGGAAGACGCCCTCGACGCCGTCATCATCATCGACGAGCAGTGCCGCATCCGCTATATCAATGGCGCCATGCAAGCGCTGTCGGGCTATGCCAGCGGGGAATTGCTGGGCCAGACACTGAACGGCCTGCTGCCCGACACCGTCGGCGCGCAGCACGACAACCTCGTGATCAGCTACATCCGCAGCTCACGCAGCTCCAGCGTGCTGGGCAAGATACGCGAATTCGCCATTCGCCACCGCGACACGCAAATGATCCCCATCGAAATGAAGGCGCTGGACCTGGGCGTGGTCGACGGCACGCGCTATTTCGGCGCCTTTTTGCTCGATGTGCGCGAACGGCGCGAACTGGCGGCAAAAAACGCCAGCCTGCTGGCCCAGCTGGAACAGCAGGCGCTGTACGATGCGCTGACGTCGCTGCCCAACCGGCGCGCCTATGAAGCACAGGCCGAGCAGGCGATGGCGCGCGCGGCGCGCAGCGGTGCCGCCCTGAGCGTGGGCGTGGCCGACCTCGACCACTTTAAAAAGATCAACGACCGCTACGGCCATGCCGTGGGCGACGCCGTGCTGCGCACGGTGGCGCAGGCGCTGCGCGACACGGGACGCATCACCGACGTGGCGGCGCGCCTCGGTGGCGAGGAATTCGGCCTGCTCTTCCCGGACGCCAGCCTGCAGCAGGCACACCAGGTGGCCGAACGCATCCGCGCGGCCGTGGCAGCGGCGGTCACCGTGCTGCCCGACGGCGCCCCGTTGCACGTCACCATCAGCATCGGCGTGGCGTCGCTGGTGCAAGGCGCCAGCCTGGACGCGGCCATATCGGATGCCGACAAGGCCCTGTACGCGGCCAAGCATCAGGGACGCAATAAAGTCGTGGCGGCAGCGGCCGGCCAATAAAAACGGCCCGCGCAAGGCGGGCCGTCTTCAGTTGCGCAAGGCTTTGCCTTACTCGACTGCCTTGAGCATATCCTCGATCACCTTCTTGGCGTCGCCAAACACCATCATCGTGTTCGGCTGGTAGAACAGTTCATTGTCCAGGCCCGCATAGCCGGA
Above is a genomic segment from Janthinobacterium sp. 64 containing:
- a CDS encoding peptidylprolyl isomerase; this encodes MRNASMHQLKIATVLLCAISGATTSSVWAQQAAPAPASKPAAAAPAPVKGFTPPASSSGQSIDSIAVVVNDDVITRNEVAARIKSVEQRMKAQNVPLPDPADLRRQLLERMIVERAQMQLAKEMGVRVDDLTLDRAIGRIAEQQKMTVQELRNQMEKEGTPFATFREEIRDEIIMQRLREHEVDAKIQISDSEVDNFLEAEKAAASEQVELNLAQILVRIPENSSPEQIAARRARAEEVSRQLRTGADFAKMAATYSDASDALSGGDIGWRNSDRVPPLFTEQLLKLKPGQITPIIKSNTGFHILKLVDRRSAAEAQAVAAVQQTHARHILLKITPTLSAAEAKRKLAELKERLDNKAAKFEDLARLFSNDGSAAKGGDLGWLYPGDTVPEFETAMNALKPGQVSEPIESSFGFHLIEVLERKSDDVSKEKQRSAARNALRERKLEEATENWAREVRDRAYVEFRADDQ
- a CDS encoding LPS-assembly protein LptD, translated to MSWFSASPPSQRWAFAISALVAATTVPVHAQKAPRPVHVEDPDAPTVMTANSMNGRPEREINLDKNVVIERGKTTKMTADTACYKQVEDQFDAEGHIKMWRFGDYYTGDVLKLNMETGKGFLLNPTYRFEVGGGRGKAERVDFINPDEANVIEGTYSTCEGPNPDWYLKSSTLNLDTGRDVGTGSKTIIYFKDVPILGTPGISFSLSGARRSGWLAPTPGFASKNGFELLMPYYLNIAPNRDLTLLPRYIQRRGIQLGATGRYMGETDAGLYSGETSVEFLPNDKQTKTNRYMIKSKHEQALAKDWTYSWDLRDASDNNYPNDFSKNVASATERQLLRELRTDYRTEDWSLTARVQNYQVLQDPDAVTNPSLTVTRPYDRLPAVNFHAGKYDVWGGFDWTFDAEATRFAHPTLVQGSRLVVVPQVSFPIVRPGYFITPKLMLNASAYQLDNDARTKALFPDTSFTRAVPTFSVDSGLVFERDTNLFGAKGGTQTLEPRLFYVYTPYRDQSQFPNFDTAAGTFNLTQIFTENRFVGSDRIADANQVTAAVVSRFLQSDGTERMRLTFGQRFYFADQRVQLNSTTPVNQSRSDILLAATGRVSETWTVDSLVQYNPSDRQLMSSTYTLQYQPAAKKVLNFSNRFQRGSIRNAEVSTQWPLTDRLYGVGRISYSLLDRRMLESLVGLEYKGDCWVFRMGAQRFVTSANKASTPIFFQLELTGLSNGLGLGTNGLETFTKTIPGYQALSQPLR
- a CDS encoding aminoglycoside phosphotransferase family protein encodes the protein MSFSSNSSTAPAQADARLTLLKAWLTSLNLVAPDSARPASSDASFRRYYRLDVLPGNTTLPGSTLIAMDAPPERENVPAFVKVAGLLKGASVSVPEIIAQDLEHGFLLLSDLGTTTYLDALNHDNASVLYAEALESLMKIQLASQPDVLPEFDRAFILREMNLFPEWFIGKHLGATLTDVQQTQLDKVFEAITANILSQQQVFMHRDYHSRNLMHINDGSIPNPGILDFQDAVFGPVTYDIASLLRDAYIQWDEELVLDWVIRYWQRAKQLGLPVNPDIDAFYRDFEFTALQRHLKILGLFARLNYRDGKDLYMGDLPTVLDYVRKTANRYTELKPLVRLLDALENKTPQVGYTF
- the murU gene encoding N-acetylmuramate alpha-1-phosphate uridylyltransferase MurU; this translates as MKAMIFAAGRGERMRPLTDTCPKPLLKVRGRPLIVWHVLNLVRAGITDIVINHSHLGHLIEETLGDGSAYGARIAYSPETTPLETAGGIAQARHLLGEEPFLAISGDIYCPYFDFKQVLDVLADKDVLGTPYPADQRDIAWTYLVPNPDFHPKGDFGLTLFAINNTDDTKWTFANIGVYRPEMFDGITPGSHAKLGDLLRSYADQGRVGGEVYPGEWTNVGTPAQLDVLNGVTAKASAT
- the pepP gene encoding Xaa-Pro aminopeptidase — protein: MANYAARRAALLAQMLPGSVAVIATAPEVPRNSDCDYPYRHDSYFYYLSGFTEPDSAVALVAASATAPARAILFCRAKNTEREIWDGFRHGPEAARASFGFDSAFPIEELDVEMTRLLGDAPAIYYALGGSLDAQVKVWRHNVRQKARSGITAPAIAHDINGMLDAMRLLKDTEEQGLMRRAASISSAAHVRAMRATRPGMHEYALEAELLYEFRRSGAQFPAYSSIVAGGGNACILHYSANNAVLQDGELVLIDAGCELDGYASDITRTYPVNGRFSGPQRALYELVLAAQQASLDMLRPGLPHSAIHEAAVQVLAQGMLDLGLLDRQKSGSVQDVVADKAYMPFYMHGTSHWLGMDVHDVGAYRDTNAPGKPWRALEAGMVLTVEPGIYVRPGAGVPEQFWHTGIRIEDDVLVTPQGHEVFSSAPKSVAEIEQLMSQD
- a CDS encoding UbiH/UbiF/VisC/COQ6 family ubiquinone biosynthesis hydroxylase, with the protein product MHTPSTFDLAICGAGPVGMALAALLVQRGSRAAGIALLDAKSLEQARRDPRTIALSHGSRQILEEAGAWPVEATPIHQIHVSRRGQFGRSLMDRSEHGVEALGYVARYGAVVSALADVCERLGVASLRPALVTGSAEDGDGVSVQIEQAGAASSLRASLLVQAEGGLFGQQPERAVSRDYGQSAIIAHVRTSSPIAHRAYERFTDEGPLALLPQDDGYALVWCVPPTRAEQLMALDDAAFLARLGTAFGSRLGRFTHTTARLAYPLGLNAQAGGTARTVAIGNAAQTLHPVAGQGLNLGLRDAAVLARVLAQDSSPAGLERYAQLRQADRGLTVRVTDTMARIFTGSAPTQGLLGLSLGLLDVFSPARKSLAELMMYGRR
- a CDS encoding GGDEF domain-containing protein encodes the protein MTDALPAAPPAALPEVLFSRLLEDALDAVIIIDEQCRIRYINGAMQALSGYASGELLGQTLNGLLPDTVGAQHDNLVISYIRSSRSSSVLGKIREFAIRHRDTQMIPIEMKALDLGVVDGTRYFGAFLLDVRERRELAAKNASLLAQLEQQALYDALTSLPNRRAYEAQAEQAMARAARSGAALSVGVADLDHFKKINDRYGHAVGDAVLRTVAQALRDTGRITDVAARLGGEEFGLLFPDASLQQAHQVAERIRAAVAAAVTVLPDGAPLHVTISIGVASLVQGASLDAAISDADKALYAAKHQGRNKVVAAAAGQ